In a genomic window of Thermococcus sp.:
- the gatE gene encoding Glu-tRNA(Gln) amidotransferase subunit GatE yields MTEKFDYEKLGLKVGLEIHRQLDTKKLFSPVPSELTEKVDFTFERRLRPTMSELGEIDPAALEEFKKGRKYIYEGNYELSDLVYMDEEPPRGPDREALEVSLQIAYLLNAKPVDEVHFMRKIVIDGSNVSGFQRTAIIALDGRVDTPWGSVGIPTICLEEDACRIVERKEKEVIYRLDRLGIPLVEISTTPDIHHPEQAKVVAKYIGDALRATRKVKRGLGTIRQDLNVSIKGGARVEIKGVQELDMIPLIIEREVERQLNLLKIRDELHARGVKPDDIKEEFYDVTDVFRNTESKIIARMIKKGGKVLAVKLPKFRGLIGREIQPGRRLGTEMADRAKKYVRGIFHIDELPNYGITEKEVNAIIEKLNLDEEDAFVLVAAEEETAKKALREVIKRAREAIEGVPEETRRALPDGNTQYMRPLPGKARMYPETDIPSIFIPPEEKERIRANLPELPQERVERFVKEYKIDRSLAETLVNDERDELFEELVKKGIKPSLVASILVVVLKGLKKEVPIEKITEEHIREAFELYLNGRIAKEAFEEIFKELARHPEKTAEQVAEEKGLTLLSEDEVEKIIDEVVKADIDVIKAKGMGAMGMIMGRAMAKLRGRADGKLVSQLVRKKIQEASKG; encoded by the coding sequence ATGACCGAGAAGTTCGATTACGAAAAGCTCGGCCTAAAGGTCGGCCTTGAGATTCACAGGCAACTCGATACTAAAAAGCTGTTTTCACCCGTTCCGAGCGAGCTGACCGAGAAGGTTGACTTCACCTTTGAAAGACGCTTAAGGCCCACTATGAGCGAGCTAGGGGAAATTGACCCCGCTGCTCTGGAGGAATTCAAGAAGGGAAGAAAATACATCTACGAGGGCAACTACGAGCTAAGCGATTTGGTTTACATGGATGAGGAACCGCCGAGGGGACCCGACAGGGAAGCCCTTGAAGTTTCGCTTCAGATTGCCTACCTCCTCAACGCAAAGCCCGTTGATGAAGTTCACTTCATGCGTAAAATAGTCATAGACGGCTCGAACGTTTCAGGTTTTCAAAGAACGGCGATAATAGCGCTCGACGGTAGGGTTGATACTCCCTGGGGGAGCGTTGGAATCCCGACGATATGCCTTGAGGAGGATGCCTGTAGGATAGTCGAGAGGAAGGAGAAGGAGGTAATCTACCGCCTCGACCGCCTCGGAATCCCGCTGGTTGAGATAAGCACAACCCCTGACATACACCACCCAGAGCAGGCTAAAGTAGTCGCGAAGTACATAGGCGATGCTCTAAGGGCAACGAGAAAGGTCAAGCGCGGTCTCGGAACGATAAGGCAGGATTTGAACGTCTCAATTAAAGGTGGCGCTCGCGTCGAGATTAAAGGCGTCCAGGAGCTGGACATGATTCCCCTCATCATCGAGCGCGAGGTTGAAAGACAGCTCAACCTTCTCAAAATCCGCGACGAGCTTCACGCGAGGGGCGTTAAGCCAGATGACATCAAGGAGGAATTCTACGACGTTACCGACGTCTTTAGGAACACTGAATCAAAGATAATAGCCCGGATGATAAAGAAAGGCGGGAAGGTTCTTGCCGTTAAGTTGCCGAAGTTCCGCGGGCTTATAGGCAGGGAAATCCAGCCGGGCAGGAGACTTGGGACTGAGATGGCAGACAGGGCCAAAAAGTACGTGAGGGGAATCTTCCACATTGATGAACTACCGAACTATGGAATTACAGAAAAAGAGGTTAATGCAATCATCGAAAAACTTAACCTTGACGAAGAAGACGCGTTCGTTCTTGTCGCCGCGGAGGAGGAAACCGCCAAGAAAGCCCTTCGCGAGGTAATCAAGCGCGCTAGAGAAGCGATAGAGGGCGTTCCAGAGGAGACGAGGAGGGCTTTGCCGGACGGCAATACTCAGTACATGCGTCCCCTCCCGGGTAAAGCGAGAATGTATCCTGAAACGGACATACCCTCGATTTTCATCCCGCCGGAGGAGAAGGAGAGGATTAGGGCGAACCTTCCGGAGTTGCCACAGGAAAGGGTTGAGCGCTTCGTGAAGGAGTACAAGATTGACAGGAGCCTGGCTGAAACCCTCGTCAACGACGAGCGCGATGAGCTCTTTGAGGAGCTCGTGAAAAAGGGCATAAAGCCATCGCTGGTTGCTTCAATCCTCGTGGTTGTTCTCAAGGGGCTTAAGAAGGAGGTTCCGATAGAGAAGATAACCGAGGAGCACATCAGGGAGGCCTTTGAGCTCTACCTCAACGGCAGGATTGCAAAGGAGGCCTTTGAGGAGATTTTCAAGGAACTCGCCAGGCACCCGGAGAAGACGGCCGAGCAGGTTGCAGAGGAAAAGGGTCTAACGCTCCTGAGTGAAGACGAGGTCGAGAAAATCATCGACGAGGTCGTCAAAGCCGACATCGACGTCATAAAGGCCAAGGGGATGGGAGCGATGGGCATGATAATGGGAAGGGCAATGGCGAAGCTACGTGGCAGGGCGGACGGTAAGCTCGTCAGCCAGCTCGTCAGGAAGAAGATTCAGGAGGCGAGCAAAGGTTAA
- a CDS encoding DUF655 domain-containing protein, with amino-acid sequence MDRYRRHSYRESLEKKRRNVEYEEYAYVLDYLPEGYLDLSTGRRSGKPVAQVLGEKAFTLLEVTPKEDLMLYERVFIGKGNRDKILLINRKITYNDLTDTAKAELPYVVEEIVKNNEERFVQFFNVAPPITNRLHSLELLPGIGKKHMWEIIEERQREPFKSFEDLKKRVKGLPDPVKMIAKRIVDELQDKDRYKLFVGHRRIFRG; translated from the coding sequence ATGGATAGGTACAGGAGACATTCCTACCGCGAAAGCCTCGAGAAAAAGAGGCGGAACGTTGAATATGAGGAATACGCTTACGTGCTCGACTACCTTCCCGAAGGATACCTTGACCTCTCGACGGGGAGGCGAAGCGGGAAGCCAGTTGCCCAGGTCCTCGGTGAGAAGGCCTTCACGCTCCTCGAGGTCACCCCGAAGGAGGATTTGATGCTTTACGAGAGGGTTTTCATAGGTAAAGGCAACAGGGACAAAATCCTGCTCATCAACAGGAAGATAACTTACAACGACCTTACCGATACAGCCAAGGCCGAGCTTCCCTACGTTGTTGAGGAAATTGTTAAGAACAACGAGGAAAGGTTCGTCCAGTTCTTTAACGTCGCACCACCGATAACCAACAGGCTCCACAGCCTGGAGCTTTTACCGGGAATAGGAAAGAAGCACATGTGGGAAATCATCGAGGAGAGGCAGAGGGAGCCGTTTAAGAGCTTTGAAGACCTTAAAAAAAGGGTTAAAGGCCTGCCCGACCCAGTCAAGATGATAGCCAAGAGAATCGTTGATGAGCTCCAGGACAAGGACCGTTACAAACTCTTTGTCGGCCACAGGAGGATTTTTAGGGGATGA
- a CDS encoding type II toxin-antitoxin system VapC family toxin, protein MSTFSREPVMVDSNVWIDYLLGEERGIKLMERLVSEYHLAITPTIYGEVVFQLLARNYAKLRGSYKFYSLRKELTKSPELYKPVATFDELLDLLLASNALTFLDETWEVVRLSREIRVKFGLLPNDSLIASACEYYGIRKIATFDDDFLRTNLEVLR, encoded by the coding sequence ATGAGTACGTTCTCAAGAGAGCCAGTAATGGTTGACTCAAACGTCTGGATAGACTACTTGCTTGGTGAAGAGCGTGGAATCAAGCTAATGGAACGCCTGGTTAGTGAGTATCACCTTGCAATAACCCCTACAATATACGGTGAGGTCGTCTTTCAGCTACTTGCGAGGAACTACGCAAAGCTAAGGGGAAGCTACAAGTTCTACTCCCTGAGAAAAGAGCTTACCAAGAGTCCAGAGCTGTACAAACCAGTGGCTACCTTTGATGAACTCTTGGATTTACTCCTAGCGTCAAACGCATTGACTTTCCTCGATGAGACATGGGAAGTCGTACGTCTCTCCCGTGAAATACGGGTTAAGTTTGGTCTCCTACCAAACGACTCTCTGATTGCCTCTGCCTGTGAGTATTACGGGATAAGAAAGATTGCGACATTTGACGATGACTTTTTGAGAACCAATCTGGAGGTGTTGAGATGA
- a CDS encoding rubrerythrin has product MDRGAMPQWVDDVVDELSRLGPEGVLSHLISQELKRAELYHELYELSMEVTWDERVPKLFKILYENSLKRAEEYVNLFHELFPGKPIEPPAIKAPGPRILKDRLWKLVYSRNVGEIIEYLLQVEELFDRILEKLEGSLSGDSKAVLLNIRNYENTNRNLLRELYRELTGKEPL; this is encoded by the coding sequence ATGGACAGGGGAGCCATGCCCCAGTGGGTTGATGACGTTGTTGATGAGCTTTCCAGACTCGGGCCCGAGGGCGTTCTCTCCCACCTGATTTCCCAGGAGCTAAAACGGGCAGAGCTATACCACGAACTCTACGAACTGAGCATGGAGGTCACCTGGGATGAGAGGGTTCCTAAGCTCTTCAAGATCCTCTACGAGAACTCACTGAAGAGGGCCGAGGAATATGTTAACCTATTCCACGAGCTCTTTCCGGGGAAGCCAATAGAACCGCCGGCCATCAAAGCCCCCGGCCCGAGAATCCTGAAGGATAGGCTCTGGAAGCTTGTCTATTCCAGAAACGTCGGTGAGATTATCGAGTACCTCCTTCAGGTTGAGGAGCTCTTCGACCGAATCCTAGAAAAACTTGAGGGCTCCCTTTCAGGTGATTCCAAGGCAGTCTTGCTCAATATACGGAATTATGAAAACACAAACAGAAACCTCCTAAGGGAACTTTACCGTGAGCTCACCGGGAAGGAGCCCCTATAA
- a CDS encoding antitoxin family protein, giving the protein MGIRAVYKNGVFKPLDDVNLPEGTEVEVVVTNPREIIKKYAGILRELREAQEIDWEEAYHEYVLKRASNG; this is encoded by the coding sequence ATGGGAATCCGGGCCGTTTACAAAAACGGCGTCTTTAAGCCCCTCGATGACGTTAACCTGCCCGAGGGGACCGAAGTGGAGGTAGTGGTAACAAACCCTAGGGAGATTATAAAGAAATACGCGGGAATCCTTAGAGAGCTCAGAGAAGCCCAAGAAATTGATTGGGAGGAGGCCTACCATGAGTACGTTCTCAAGAGAGCCAGTAATGGTTGA
- the gatD gene encoding Glu-tRNA(Gln) amidotransferase subunit GatD, producing the protein MRKVEEFMKKHGLEVGDLIRVVKREGNERITFEGLVMPPYELSPGETLTIKLDNGYNVGILIDAIESVEILEKAVEKPKMVFQEVLPRKEGLPNVTILGTGGTIASRIDYKTGAVHPAFTAEELAKAVPEIFEMANVTPKLIMNILSEDMKPAYWIKIAEEVAKALNSGEDGVVIAHGTDTMGYTASALSFMLRNLTKPVVLVGAQRSSDRPSSDSAMNLTCAVRMATSEVAEVMVVMHGETSDTYCLAHRGTKVRKMHTSRRDAFRSINDVPIARVWPKDEIEFLRSDYRKRSEGEVEVDGKMEEKVAILKIYPGISGEILDFLVDRGYKGVVIEGTGLGHVPQDFIPHVQRAVEEGVAVCVTSQCLYGRVNLNVYSNGRKLLKAGAIPCEDMLPETAYVKLMWVLGHTNDLDEVRKMMLTNYAGEITPYTRFDTFLR; encoded by the coding sequence ATGAGGAAGGTTGAGGAGTTCATGAAAAAGCATGGTCTCGAGGTTGGAGACCTAATCAGAGTCGTCAAGAGGGAGGGAAACGAGCGGATTACGTTTGAAGGTCTTGTAATGCCCCCCTACGAGCTTTCTCCCGGGGAAACGCTTACCATAAAGCTCGACAACGGCTACAACGTCGGAATCCTTATCGACGCCATTGAGAGCGTTGAGATACTTGAGAAGGCCGTTGAAAAGCCGAAAATGGTCTTCCAAGAAGTCCTTCCTAGGAAGGAGGGCCTTCCCAACGTTACAATCCTTGGAACTGGAGGAACGATAGCGAGTAGAATAGACTACAAGACCGGTGCCGTTCACCCGGCCTTCACCGCTGAAGAACTCGCTAAAGCTGTTCCCGAGATTTTTGAGATGGCCAACGTTACTCCGAAGCTCATAATGAACATCCTCAGCGAGGACATGAAACCGGCCTATTGGATTAAGATAGCAGAGGAAGTGGCTAAGGCCCTCAACTCCGGCGAGGATGGAGTTGTTATTGCCCACGGAACGGACACTATGGGCTATACCGCCTCTGCATTGAGCTTCATGCTCAGGAACCTCACAAAGCCGGTCGTTCTCGTTGGAGCGCAGAGGAGCTCCGACAGGCCGAGCAGTGACTCCGCCATGAACCTTACCTGTGCCGTGAGGATGGCAACCAGCGAAGTTGCTGAGGTTATGGTGGTTATGCATGGAGAAACGAGCGACACCTACTGCTTGGCTCATCGCGGAACTAAGGTAAGGAAGATGCACACGAGCAGGAGAGATGCATTCAGGAGTATAAACGACGTCCCAATAGCCAGGGTATGGCCTAAGGATGAGATAGAGTTCCTTAGGAGCGATTACAGAAAGAGGAGCGAAGGGGAAGTCGAAGTGGACGGCAAGATGGAGGAAAAAGTTGCAATCCTCAAAATCTACCCGGGAATAAGCGGTGAGATACTAGATTTCCTCGTTGATAGGGGTTATAAGGGAGTTGTCATCGAGGGAACGGGCCTCGGTCACGTTCCTCAGGATTTCATACCCCACGTCCAGCGCGCCGTTGAGGAGGGTGTAGCGGTCTGCGTAACGAGCCAGTGCCTCTACGGAAGGGTGAACCTGAACGTCTACTCCAACGGGAGAAAGCTCCTTAAGGCTGGAGCGATTCCCTGCGAGGACATGTTGCCTGAGACTGCCTACGTCAAGCTGATGTGGGTTCTCGGCCACACCAATGACCTCGATGAAGTGAGAAAGATGATGCTCACCAACTACGCCGGCGAGATAACGCCCTACACGAGGTTTGACACCTTCCTGAGGTGA
- the rsmA gene encoding 16S rRNA (adenine(1518)-N(6)/adenine(1519)-N(6))-dimethyltransferase RsmA yields MRDKLFSLIYKYNLRPNRDLGQNFLIVPDIIERNVERAEISEKDTVLEIGPGLGVLTKELAERAGKVYAIEKDRRIIEILRKEYDWPNVELIEGDAVKVEWPDFDRMVSNLPYQISSPVTFKLLRHDFERAVLIYQLEFAERMVAKPGDKNYSRLSLMVQAKVNVELVERIGKGAFWPRPKVDSAVVVIEPKPKDERIELDENLVRALFQHRRSTVASALKKSAHMLGIDKRKLKAMKDVLNSVPHAERRVFQLSPGDVKEIETYLAKEGIIGAPSR; encoded by the coding sequence ATGAGGGACAAGCTCTTCTCCCTTATTTACAAATACAACCTCAGACCCAACCGGGACCTCGGACAGAACTTCCTTATCGTGCCGGACATAATAGAGCGAAACGTTGAGAGAGCTGAAATCAGTGAGAAAGACACGGTCTTGGAGATAGGGCCCGGGCTCGGGGTTCTCACAAAGGAACTCGCCGAAAGGGCCGGAAAGGTCTACGCCATCGAGAAGGACAGGAGGATTATTGAGATTCTCAGGAAGGAGTACGACTGGCCCAACGTCGAGCTGATTGAAGGTGACGCCGTCAAGGTCGAGTGGCCCGACTTTGACAGGATGGTCTCAAACCTCCCCTATCAGATTTCCTCCCCGGTTACGTTCAAGCTTTTGAGACACGACTTTGAGAGGGCGGTTTTGATATACCAGCTTGAGTTCGCAGAGAGAATGGTTGCCAAGCCTGGCGATAAGAACTACTCACGCCTCTCCCTGATGGTGCAGGCAAAGGTCAACGTTGAGCTCGTCGAGAGGATTGGCAAAGGCGCCTTCTGGCCGAGACCCAAGGTTGATTCAGCCGTTGTCGTGATTGAACCAAAGCCGAAAGACGAGCGTATAGAGCTCGATGAGAATCTCGTGAGGGCCCTCTTCCAGCACAGGAGGAGCACCGTCGCCTCTGCCCTTAAGAAGTCGGCCCACATGCTCGGGATTGACAAGAGAAAGCTAAAAGCCATGAAGGACGTTCTTAACTCGGTTCCCCACGCTGAGAGGAGGGTTTTTCAGCTTTCACCTGGGGATGTAAAGGAGATAGAGACTTATTTAGCGAAGGAGGGAATTATAGGGGCTCCTTCCCGGTGA
- a CDS encoding RNA polymerase Rpb4 family protein, producing the protein MIGRKKLGERYLTIAETKELLERRKEEGMKENPEEPMFYEARLSLEHAEKFAKLSPEKARELKEKLMELFDWIDDRIASKIVDILPEDYLDIRVIFAKEDYMPSPEEAKEIVKLVDEYRPLD; encoded by the coding sequence ATGATAGGCAGGAAAAAGCTCGGGGAGCGGTATCTGACCATAGCTGAAACCAAGGAGCTCCTCGAGCGCAGGAAGGAAGAGGGAATGAAAGAGAACCCAGAGGAGCCCATGTTCTACGAGGCCAGGCTTAGCCTTGAGCACGCCGAGAAGTTCGCCAAGCTCAGCCCCGAGAAGGCAAGGGAACTCAAGGAGAAACTCATGGAGCTCTTCGACTGGATTGACGACAGGATAGCCTCGAAGATAGTGGACATCCTGCCTGAGGATTACCTCGATATCAGGGTAATCTTCGCCAAGGAGGATTACATGCCCTCGCCCGAGGAGGCCAAGGAAATAGTTAAGCTGGTCGATGAATACCGGCCCCTCGACTGA
- a CDS encoding radical SAM protein, whose translation MKVVLIDGYTDEPAGLGVPPYLGIYPRYAHGAVRKARKDAQVFYLTIDDLRATFLGEKGIATKNKTPNFPAVREILEKADVVVYIGGLHTPGKYLSAVPGSVEEIARFIRDLKAVKILGGPAFMGSASMGGIRITSRELQLAESVFDHVVYGDLEAFLFDYLRNPKDANPLRFRTYEELRDYAILGAEVVRQFPDFPDFVIVEIETQRGCPKAMGIGGCSFCTEPVRYRVVEDRPVEDVVAEVKALYDLGVRHFRVGRQSCIFSYMAKPNGRVPVPNPEAIEKLFAGIRSVAPEVKTLHVDNANPAVIANYPEESIRIAKALIKYGTPGNVVAFGLESADPKVAKLNNLNATAEETYEAVRILNEVGARRGYNGMPWLLPGINIIFGLPGETKKSYEITFQFLKRLLDDGLMVRRINIRQVVVFPGTPLWHMRSKVKTEKHKRLIQHYRHKIRHEIDLPMLKRVVPVGTVLKDVRAEVFDNGLTYGRQIGSYPLIVGIPKQIQLNRFYDVLIVDHGFRSITGIPVPVNINRESPKTLELIPGIGRKTAIKILAKRPFKSEDEFFNLIGDDKREILGGKISL comes from the coding sequence ATGAAGGTTGTTCTCATAGACGGCTACACCGATGAACCGGCAGGCTTGGGTGTTCCTCCGTATCTCGGAATCTACCCTAGATACGCCCACGGGGCCGTGAGAAAGGCCCGAAAGGACGCGCAGGTGTTTTACCTCACAATAGACGACCTGAGGGCCACGTTTCTGGGGGAAAAAGGTATAGCTACGAAGAACAAAACCCCCAACTTCCCCGCGGTTAGGGAGATACTTGAAAAGGCCGATGTAGTTGTTTACATCGGCGGTCTTCATACGCCTGGCAAATACCTCTCCGCCGTTCCGGGGAGCGTTGAGGAGATAGCCCGCTTCATAAGGGATTTGAAGGCTGTTAAAATCCTCGGCGGGCCGGCATTTATGGGCTCCGCATCGATGGGTGGAATCAGAATTACGAGCAGGGAGCTCCAGCTGGCGGAAAGCGTCTTTGACCACGTGGTTTACGGAGACCTTGAGGCCTTTCTATTCGACTACCTGAGAAATCCAAAGGACGCCAACCCCCTAAGGTTTCGAACCTACGAAGAGCTACGCGATTACGCAATCCTCGGTGCCGAGGTCGTCAGGCAGTTCCCGGACTTTCCTGACTTCGTGATAGTCGAGATTGAGACCCAGCGTGGCTGTCCAAAGGCGATGGGCATAGGCGGTTGCTCCTTCTGCACAGAACCGGTTCGCTATAGAGTTGTCGAGGACAGACCGGTTGAGGATGTGGTTGCCGAGGTGAAGGCCCTCTACGACCTTGGAGTGAGACACTTCCGGGTTGGAAGGCAGAGCTGTATCTTCTCGTACATGGCGAAACCGAACGGCAGGGTTCCGGTTCCAAATCCAGAGGCAATAGAAAAGCTCTTTGCCGGAATACGCTCCGTTGCTCCCGAGGTTAAAACGCTCCACGTCGACAACGCCAACCCAGCAGTGATAGCCAACTATCCCGAGGAGAGCATACGGATTGCAAAGGCCCTCATAAAATACGGCACGCCGGGAAACGTTGTGGCTTTTGGCCTCGAGAGCGCTGATCCAAAGGTGGCCAAGCTCAACAACCTGAACGCGACCGCAGAGGAGACCTACGAGGCCGTTAGGATTCTCAACGAGGTCGGCGCGAGGAGGGGCTACAATGGGATGCCGTGGCTTCTGCCCGGGATAAACATAATCTTCGGCCTTCCGGGAGAGACAAAAAAGAGCTACGAAATAACCTTCCAGTTCCTTAAGAGGCTCCTCGACGATGGCCTCATGGTGAGGAGGATAAACATCCGGCAGGTGGTTGTCTTTCCCGGAACACCCCTGTGGCACATGAGGAGCAAGGTTAAAACTGAGAAGCACAAAAGGCTAATCCAGCACTACAGACACAAGATAAGGCACGAGATTGATTTGCCGATGCTCAAACGGGTCGTCCCTGTCGGGACCGTCCTGAAGGACGTTCGGGCGGAGGTTTTCGACAACGGGCTGACCTATGGGAGGCAGATTGGGAGCTACCCACTCATCGTTGGGATTCCAAAGCAAATCCAATTAAACAGGTTCTACGACGTTCTCATAGTTGACCATGGCTTCAGGAGCATTACCGGAATTCCTGTTCCAGTAAATATCAACCGAGAAAGCCCCAAGACCCTGGAACTTATTCCGGGAATCGGGAGGAAAACTGCCATCAAAATCCTCGCAAAGAGGCCCTTCAAGAGCGAGGACGAGTTTTTCAACCTCATCGGAGATGACAAAAGGGAAATACTGGGAGGAAAAATCAGCCTGTAG
- a CDS encoding 50S ribosomal protein L21e: MVQKAHSFRRKTRGKLSKKPRRRGLPPLTRFLQEFEVGQKVHIVIEPSYHKGMPDPRFHGRTGTVVGKRGDAYIVQIRDGGKVKTFFIHPVHLRPQKG; this comes from the coding sequence ATGGTTCAGAAAGCGCACAGTTTTAGGAGGAAGACCCGCGGAAAGCTCAGCAAGAAGCCGAGAAGGAGGGGCCTTCCCCCGCTCACGAGGTTCCTTCAGGAGTTTGAAGTCGGGCAGAAGGTTCACATCGTCATAGAGCCGAGCTACCACAAGGGCATGCCCGACCCGAGGTTCCACGGAAGGACCGGAACCGTCGTCGGCAAGCGTGGCGACGCCTACATAGTCCAGATAAGGGACGGGGGCAAGGTTAAGACCTTCTTCATACACCCTGTTCACCTCAGGCCGCAGAAGGGATGA
- a CDS encoding tRNA pseudouridine(54/55) synthase Pus10 has product MIIEKTEKVLENHELCNHCLGRLFAKLGKGTNEDRGKAIRFVLNMERSARGLAPIDEPEKCELCGNVFERIPFLVERMIEISKGVEFDTFLVGSRFPEEIREKEHSVWEEFGIETAEPINREFNRELGKAFGLATGKETSRNPDVVFIVEPYSGKVELQINPVYVYGRYRKLVRGIPQTPLPDFEDSVASIICKAFSKAFEGKCIFKGAGREDVDVRMLGNGRPFIVEVKRPKRRKVDLEKIAEEINSSGKVEVLNLRFVSPKEAEEVLTKNHRKEYLALVFVEEGVTPEEAEEVARKLRGLEIHQRTPWRVRKARADKVRVRKVYEAEAKWLDEKHFELRLVTDGGLYIKELVSGDRGRTRPSVSDLLGKKAWCERLDVLNILD; this is encoded by the coding sequence ATGATAATCGAAAAGACCGAAAAAGTCCTTGAAAACCATGAACTCTGCAACCACTGCCTCGGGAGGCTCTTCGCAAAACTCGGGAAGGGAACAAACGAGGACAGGGGAAAGGCGATAAGGTTCGTCCTCAACATGGAACGCTCGGCCAGAGGTCTGGCTCCAATAGATGAGCCGGAAAAATGCGAGCTTTGTGGAAACGTCTTCGAAAGGATTCCATTCCTCGTTGAGAGAATGATTGAAATCTCAAAGGGAGTAGAGTTCGATACGTTTCTGGTTGGTTCCCGCTTCCCTGAGGAAATCAGGGAGAAAGAGCATTCCGTCTGGGAAGAGTTTGGTATCGAGACGGCCGAACCAATTAACAGGGAGTTCAACAGGGAGTTGGGAAAGGCCTTTGGACTGGCAACTGGTAAGGAGACATCCAGGAACCCGGACGTTGTCTTCATCGTTGAGCCGTATTCAGGTAAAGTTGAGCTTCAAATCAACCCGGTTTACGTCTACGGCCGTTACAGAAAGCTCGTGCGCGGGATTCCCCAGACTCCCTTACCAGATTTCGAGGACAGCGTTGCCTCGATAATCTGCAAGGCCTTTTCAAAGGCCTTCGAGGGGAAGTGCATCTTCAAAGGGGCGGGAAGAGAGGACGTTGATGTTCGCATGCTCGGCAATGGAAGGCCATTCATCGTTGAGGTGAAGCGTCCAAAACGGAGGAAGGTTGACCTGGAAAAAATAGCGGAGGAAATAAACTCAAGCGGTAAAGTCGAGGTTCTGAACCTTCGCTTCGTTTCACCCAAGGAAGCAGAGGAAGTCCTCACAAAGAATCACCGCAAGGAATACCTTGCCCTTGTCTTTGTGGAGGAAGGCGTAACTCCCGAGGAAGCTGAGGAGGTTGCAAGGAAGCTCAGGGGTCTGGAAATCCACCAGAGGACTCCCTGGCGCGTCAGAAAAGCTCGGGCCGATAAGGTGAGGGTTAGAAAGGTTTACGAGGCAGAGGCAAAATGGCTCGATGAGAAACACTTTGAGCTACGCCTAGTTACTGACGGTGGCCTCTACATAAAAGAGCTGGTTTCCGGGGACAGGGGAAGGACGAGGCCGAGCGTCAGCGATTTGCTCGGAAAGAAAGCCTGGTGCGAAAGGCTTGACGTCCTTAATATACTCGACTGA
- a CDS encoding transcriptional regulator — translation MATRRERIISLLEERDYSVSELAQVLGIRGKGSKKLIIEDLKAIQKILKREGKVLLVKPAECRKCGFRFKPEINIPSRCPRCKSEWIEEPRFMIKAR, via the coding sequence ATGGCCACTCGAAGGGAACGGATAATAAGCCTTTTGGAGGAGAGGGACTACTCCGTGAGCGAGCTAGCCCAGGTCCTCGGAATCAGGGGAAAGGGGAGCAAAAAGTTAATCATAGAGGATTTAAAGGCCATTCAAAAAATCTTAAAACGCGAGGGCAAGGTTCTTCTGGTTAAGCCCGCGGAATGCAGGAAGTGTGGCTTCCGCTTTAAGCCTGAAATTAACATTCCATCACGCTGTCCTCGCTGTAAGTCCGAGTGGATTGAGGAGCCGAGGTTCATGATAAAGGCCCGCTGA